From the genome of Halomonas sp. I5-271120, one region includes:
- the urtA gene encoding urea ABC transporter substrate-binding protein: MNTSTPSYRWLAAALLSVGVALPAQAQEDPIKVGILHSLSGTMAISESTLKDTMLMLIEQQNAAGGLLGRQLEPVVVDPASNWPLFAEKARELLAQEKVDVIFGNWTSVSRKSVLPVVEELNGLLFYPVQYEGEESSENVFYTGAAPNQQAIPAVNYLMNNVGVERWVLAGTDYVYPRTTNKILEAYLKDHGVADEDIMINYTPFGHSDWQNIVSDIKRFGSEGKKTAVVSTINGDANVPFYRELGNQGIDAADIPVVAFSVGEQELSGIDTAPLVGHLAAWNYFMSVDNDANYDFIDAWIDYTGDEMSVTNDPMEAHYIGFNMWLEAVRKAGTTDVDAVKDAIIGVTVPNLTGGYAAMMPNHHITKPVLIGEIQDNGQFSVVWETPSTVAGDAWSDYLEGSRDLISDWRKPMECGNYNVVEGSCGGGVEAQ, from the coding sequence GTGAACACTTCGACCCCTTCCTATCGCTGGCTGGCTGCGGCCCTGCTCTCTGTAGGCGTGGCCCTGCCGGCACAGGCACAAGAAGACCCGATCAAGGTCGGCATTCTGCACTCGCTCTCCGGCACCATGGCGATCAGTGAGTCCACCCTCAAGGACACCATGCTGATGCTGATCGAGCAGCAGAACGCGGCGGGCGGTCTGCTGGGACGTCAGCTCGAGCCGGTGGTGGTGGACCCGGCCTCCAACTGGCCGCTGTTCGCCGAGAAGGCCCGTGAGCTGCTGGCGCAGGAAAAGGTCGACGTGATCTTCGGCAACTGGACCTCGGTGTCCCGCAAGTCGGTGCTGCCGGTCGTCGAAGAACTCAACGGTCTGCTGTTCTATCCGGTGCAGTACGAGGGCGAGGAGTCCTCCGAAAACGTGTTCTATACCGGTGCAGCGCCCAACCAGCAGGCCATTCCTGCGGTCAATTACCTGATGAACAACGTCGGTGTGGAGCGCTGGGTGCTGGCCGGCACCGACTATGTCTATCCGCGTACCACCAACAAGATCCTCGAGGCCTATCTGAAGGACCATGGCGTCGCCGACGAGGACATCATGATCAACTACACGCCGTTCGGGCATTCCGATTGGCAGAACATCGTCTCCGACATCAAGCGCTTCGGCAGCGAGGGCAAGAAGACGGCGGTGGTCTCGACCATCAATGGCGATGCCAATGTGCCGTTCTATCGTGAACTCGGCAACCAGGGCATCGATGCCGCCGACATTCCGGTGGTGGCCTTCTCGGTCGGCGAGCAGGAGCTTTCGGGCATCGATACCGCGCCGCTGGTGGGGCATCTGGCCGCTTGGAACTACTTCATGAGCGTCGATAACGATGCCAACTACGACTTCATCGATGCCTGGATCGACTACACCGGCGATGAAATGTCCGTCACCAACGATCCCATGGAAGCGCATTATATCGGCTTCAACATGTGGCTCGAGGCGGTGCGCAAGGCAGGCACGACTGACGTCGATGCGGTCAAGGACGCCATCATCGGTGTGACCGTGCCCAACCTGACCGGCGGCTACGCGGCGATGATGCCCAATCATCACATCACCAAGCCGGTGCTGATCGGCGAGATCCAGGACAACGGCCAGTTCTCGGTGGTCTGGGAAACCCCGTCCACGGTCGCAGGCGATGCCTGGTCTGATTATCTCGAAGGGTCACGCGACCTGATCAGCGACTGGCGCAAGCCCATGGAATGCGGCAACTACAACGTGGTTGAAGGCAGCTGTGGCGGCGGCGTCGAGGCGCAATAA
- the urtB gene encoding urea ABC transporter permease subunit UrtB, which translates to MRITRCLTLGLLLSALLFALVGSAQAQQDDPGKPLLEALASASYAAKGDAIEAIVSSGDSRSRAWLEALNDGKLQRNKKTGQFVLVLANRGRDWPVEDALSGEPLGEMSRRVLDRIGINNALRGKLRSTLAVLDLYVEDPDARLSAANDLLGQVDEAMVAPLEAVRADEPDEAVRTRLTEALAIYRLEQGDPEAIEVLRGSLHPEARAALNGAVAGDDAALADNAKEALAGIEQTLKINRGFETLYFGLSLGSVLVLAAIGLAITFGVMGVINMAHGELIMLGAYTSWGMQQLLPGQPGLAVILSIPAGFLVAGLAGVAIERCVIQFLKGRPLETLLATFGVSLILQQLVRTLVSPLNRTVITPEWMSGSLVINDALSLTLNRLYVLGFALLVFASLMLVMRRTRLGLEVRAVTQNRAMARAMGIRATRVDILTFGLGAGVAGLAGVALAQLTNVGPNLGQSYIIDSFMVVVFGGVGNLWGTLVAGMSLGVINQVLEPWAGAVLAKIIVLVFIILFIQKRPRGLFPQKGRAAEG; encoded by the coding sequence ATGAGGATCACCCGATGCCTCACGCTGGGGCTGCTGCTGTCTGCGTTGCTGTTTGCGCTGGTGGGTAGCGCACAGGCGCAGCAGGATGACCCCGGCAAGCCGCTGCTCGAGGCGCTTGCCAGTGCGTCCTACGCCGCCAAGGGCGACGCCATCGAAGCCATCGTCTCCAGTGGCGATTCACGCAGCCGTGCCTGGCTTGAAGCCCTCAACGACGGCAAGCTGCAACGGAACAAGAAGACCGGTCAGTTCGTGTTGGTCTTGGCCAATCGTGGCCGGGACTGGCCGGTGGAAGACGCCTTGAGCGGTGAGCCGCTCGGCGAAATGTCCCGCCGTGTGCTGGACCGCATCGGCATCAACAATGCGTTACGCGGAAAGCTGCGCAGCACCCTGGCGGTACTCGATCTGTACGTCGAGGACCCTGATGCGCGCCTCAGCGCGGCCAACGACTTGCTCGGTCAGGTCGATGAGGCCATGGTCGCTCCGCTCGAGGCGGTGCGTGCCGATGAGCCTGATGAGGCGGTGCGTACCCGGCTGACCGAGGCCCTGGCCATTTATCGGCTCGAGCAGGGCGACCCCGAGGCCATCGAGGTCCTGCGCGGAAGCCTTCACCCCGAGGCGCGGGCCGCCCTCAACGGGGCCGTGGCCGGCGATGATGCTGCACTTGCCGACAATGCCAAGGAGGCACTGGCCGGCATCGAGCAGACTCTCAAGATCAACCGCGGCTTCGAGACCCTGTATTTCGGTCTGAGCCTTGGCTCGGTGCTGGTGCTGGCGGCAATTGGCCTGGCCATCACCTTCGGGGTCATGGGCGTGATCAACATGGCCCACGGCGAGCTGATCATGCTCGGCGCCTACACCTCCTGGGGCATGCAGCAGCTGCTGCCGGGACAGCCGGGCCTGGCCGTGATCCTGTCGATTCCGGCCGGCTTTCTGGTCGCAGGCCTGGCGGGCGTGGCCATCGAGCGCTGCGTGATCCAGTTTCTCAAGGGGCGCCCGCTTGAGACGTTGCTTGCCACCTTTGGTGTCAGCCTGATCCTGCAGCAACTGGTGCGCACCCTGGTCTCGCCCCTCAACCGTACGGTGATCACCCCAGAGTGGATGAGCGGCTCGCTAGTGATCAACGACGCTCTGTCGCTGACCCTCAACCGCCTCTATGTGCTCGGCTTCGCGCTGCTGGTGTTCGCGAGCCTGATGCTGGTCATGCGCCGCACAAGGCTGGGGCTTGAGGTGCGTGCGGTCACTCAGAATCGCGCCATGGCGCGGGCCATGGGCATCCGCGCGACCCGCGTGGATATTCTCACCTTCGGCCTCGGCGCCGGGGTGGCCGGGCTTGCCGGCGTGGCGCTGGCCCAGTTGACCAACGTTGGCCCCAACCTCGGCCAGAGCTACATCATCGATTCGTTTATGGTGGTGGTGTTCGGCGGCGTCGGGAACCTGTGGGGCACCCTGGTGGCCGGCATGTCGCTTGGGGTGATCAACCAAGTGCTGGAGCCATGGGCGGGTGCTGTGCTTGCCAAGATCATCGTGCTGGTGTTCATCATCCTGTTCATTCAGAAACGGCCTCGCGGACTCTTTCCGCAGAAGGGCCGGGCGGCGGAGGGCTGA